A stretch of Phaeodactylum tricornutum CCAP 1055/1 chromosome 26, whole genome shotgun sequence DNA encodes these proteins:
- a CDS encoding predicted protein yields the protein KLTDFAKQHAKEIQHDPVFRQRFLKMCAPLGVDPLASKQSFWGKVLGMGDFYHELAVKVAEVCLASRARNGGIMSVTEVQDVLEKRRTRLGTTTSQAKVSTADIQVAITKLAKLGGGFRTIEVGKSTMVVSVPTELDNDHMTVMSIANNFQDHGVKVVQVIELTGWTMDRAERSLKLLLQEGIAWLDTKEGIDYYWLPSIWQECTSQTFAKEFI from the exons AAGCTGACCGATTTTGCAAAGCAGCACGCAAAGGAAATCCAGCACGATCCCGTCTTCCGCCAGCGGTTTCTGAAAATGTGTGCACCTTTGGGAGTGGATCCGTTGGCTTCCAAACAGTCGTTTTGGGGCAAAGTTCTCGGTATG GGCGATTTTTATCACGAGCTCGCCGTCAAAGTAGCTGAAGTGTGCCTGGCTAGTCGAGCCCGAAATGGTGGAATTATGAGTGTTACAGAGGTTCAGgatgttttggaaaagcgtAGGACTCGGCTAGGTACAACGACCTCGCAAGCTAAAGTGAGTACGGCGGACATTCAGGTGGCGATTACCAAGCTCGCCAAACTTGGAGGTGGGTTTCGGACGATTGAGGTAGGAAAGTCTACAATGGTTGTGTCTGTTCCGACTGAGCTCGATAACGATCACATGACGGTTATGAGCATTGCCAATAATTTTCAGGATCATGGAGTAAAAGTGGTCCAAGTGATTGAACTGACGGGCTGGACAATGGACCGCGCGGAACGGTCACTAAAGCTGCTATTACAAGAAGGTATCGCTTGGCTGGATACCAAGGAGGGGATTGACTATTACTGGCTGCCTAGTATTTGGCAAGAATGTACCTCACAAACCTTTGCGAAGGAGTTTATTTAA